In Bacillus sp. FJAT-45037, the following are encoded in one genomic region:
- a CDS encoding sirohydrochlorin chelatase, with product MRAILYVGHGSRVQAGNQQLMTFIEQVKGHFQHIAIQEHCFIELSEPTIAEGIAACVKKGATDIAVIPVLLLTANHAKLDIPREIDKAKLVYPQVSFTYGRPFGVEETLISILKKRLEQQGLPERTARPTDDEREDSIVLLVGRGSSDPDANSDLMKIGRLLWEEAPIADVEVCYIAATRPTVDQGLERLTRYPYKKVYVLPYLLFTGVLMKGLQKKLTHWSEETGIESILCQYLGFDDDMKNVLIRRVEEVLANFVPVNCDLCQYRIQAEKSRSSS from the coding sequence ATGAGAGCCATATTGTACGTTGGGCACGGAAGTCGTGTGCAAGCGGGAAATCAACAACTCATGACATTTATTGAACAGGTGAAAGGTCATTTTCAGCATATTGCTATACAAGAGCATTGTTTTATTGAGTTATCAGAGCCAACGATCGCAGAAGGTATTGCTGCCTGTGTGAAAAAGGGGGCGACGGACATTGCAGTGATTCCGGTCCTCTTACTCACAGCGAATCACGCCAAGCTTGATATACCGCGTGAAATAGACAAAGCTAAGTTAGTCTATCCCCAAGTATCCTTTACATATGGTCGTCCTTTTGGGGTCGAAGAGACATTAATCTCGATTTTAAAGAAACGACTAGAACAGCAAGGGTTACCAGAACGAACAGCTCGTCCAACTGATGATGAGCGAGAAGACTCCATCGTTCTTTTAGTTGGGCGAGGAAGTAGTGATCCTGATGCAAACAGTGATTTAATGAAAATCGGGCGTCTCTTGTGGGAGGAAGCTCCTATAGCTGATGTCGAAGTTTGCTATATAGCAGCAACTAGGCCGACCGTTGACCAAGGCTTAGAGCGTCTCACGCGTTACCCATACAAGAAAGTGTATGTTCTTCCTTACTTATTGTTTACAGGGGTCTTAATGAAAGGCTTACAAAAAAAGCTAACTCATTGGTCAGAAGAAACAGGAATTGAATCGATTTTGTGTCAGTACCTTGGCTTTGATGATGACATGAAAAACGTCTTAATAAGGAGAGTCGAAGAGGTGTTAGCAAACTTTGTTCCAGTTAATTGTGATCTCTGTCAATATCGAATTCAAGCTGAAAAAAGCAGGTCGTCTTCATGA
- a CDS encoding aspartate kinase yields the protein MKVAKFGGTSVASAEQIKKVAKIVSDDTERKIVVVSAPGKRHSGDTKVTDLLITLCVAYLEYGVAEKELQAVLERYEDIANELELDRSIMATIEADLRERLQFDRERPDSFMDLIKASGEDNNAKLIAAYLQMIGLRARYLNPKEAGLLVSDEPGNAQVLPEAYENLKTLKGTGDIIVFPGFFGFSKEGTLVTFPRGGSDITGSILAAGVEAELYENFTDVDSVFAANPNVVHEPVKIKKMTYREMRELSYAGFSVFHDEALIPAFRKGIPVCVKNTNNPSSSGTMIMAEREYFLNPVIGIAADEGFSTIYVRKYLMNREVGFGRRLLQIIEDEGLSYEHIPSGIDDTSVILRQCQLTPENEERIVRRIREELCADDVYIEKDFAMIMIVGEGMQNTVGVSARTTAALARANVNIEMINQGSSEVSLVLGIHKEDTDRAVRELYAEFFGAVVEVVL from the coding sequence ATGAAAGTAGCTAAATTTGGAGGGACATCTGTAGCGAGTGCAGAGCAAATTAAAAAAGTAGCAAAAATTGTTTCAGATGATACGGAGCGAAAAATTGTTGTCGTATCTGCACCTGGTAAGAGACATTCGGGTGATACGAAAGTGACGGATTTGTTAATTACATTATGTGTTGCATACTTAGAATACGGCGTTGCAGAAAAGGAACTTCAAGCTGTACTTGAACGTTATGAAGACATTGCAAATGAATTAGAGTTAGATCGTTCAATTATGGCAACGATTGAAGCAGATTTACGTGAACGTCTCCAATTTGACCGAGAGCGTCCTGACTCATTTATGGACCTGATTAAGGCAAGTGGAGAAGATAATAACGCCAAATTAATTGCTGCATACCTGCAAATGATAGGACTTAGAGCAAGATACTTAAATCCTAAAGAAGCTGGATTACTTGTGAGTGATGAACCTGGCAATGCACAGGTGCTACCGGAAGCTTATGAGAATTTGAAAACATTAAAAGGAACAGGTGATATTATTGTCTTTCCGGGATTCTTTGGTTTTTCTAAAGAAGGAACATTGGTCACATTCCCACGTGGGGGTTCCGATATTACAGGGTCTATTTTAGCTGCAGGAGTCGAAGCGGAATTATATGAGAACTTTACCGATGTTGATTCGGTTTTTGCTGCGAATCCAAATGTAGTCCACGAGCCAGTAAAAATCAAAAAAATGACTTATCGTGAGATGCGAGAACTTTCTTATGCTGGGTTTTCTGTCTTTCATGATGAAGCATTAATTCCAGCTTTCAGAAAAGGAATTCCGGTCTGTGTGAAAAACACAAATAATCCATCTTCTTCAGGAACTATGATTATGGCAGAACGAGAGTATTTCTTAAATCCAGTAATAGGGATTGCAGCTGATGAAGGTTTTTCGACGATTTATGTACGAAAATACTTAATGAACAGAGAAGTAGGGTTCGGACGTCGTTTGCTCCAGATTATTGAAGATGAAGGTTTATCATATGAACATATCCCATCAGGTATTGATGACACATCGGTCATACTCCGTCAATGTCAGCTGACACCTGAGAATGAGGAAAGAATTGTTCGTCGGATTCGTGAAGAATTATGTGCTGATGATGTTTATATTGAAAAAGACTTTGCGATGATTATGATTGTAGGCGAAGGGATGCAAAATACCGTTGGAGTATCGGCCCGTACAACAGCAGCGCTTGCCCGTGCTAATGTAAACATCGAAATGATCAACCAAGGTTCTTCGGAAGTGAGTTTAGTTCTTGGAATTCATAAAGAGGATACCGACCGTGCCGTCAGGGAATTATATGCAGAATTTTTCGGTGCGGTTGTAGAAGTGGTTCTATAG
- a CDS encoding NAD(P)/FAD-dependent oxidoreductase, with product MKKETSVLILGAGLAGIMAANALKEKGIFYILIDKGRSVGGRMATRRIDTGKADHGAQFFTARSDEMKELVDQWIESGVVYEWTKGFHQLSDTGEIKIHSDEYPRYAATDGMNALTKDLATGIDVSLHTRAKTVHYKEGSWHVHVEDEQEKTGTEIVAKGLISTIPVPQALTWMDFNGIESDIKEELSQLDYEPCVGLMIALNKESKLPQKGGVQGQGDLAFIADNQQKGISTKPILTVHASGDWSAAHFDDTDEEIRNLLLAKLDHIVSEEDIINMEVKRWRYAKPKTLYPDRVLKTVYPAPIVFAGDCFFEGKVEGAILSGITAGKWIADQMKN from the coding sequence ATGAAAAAAGAAACGTCTGTATTAATATTAGGTGCGGGGCTTGCTGGGATAATGGCGGCTAATGCTTTAAAAGAAAAAGGAATTTTTTACATATTGATAGATAAAGGAAGAAGTGTAGGAGGGAGGATGGCGACGAGAAGAATTGATACAGGGAAAGCTGATCACGGGGCGCAATTTTTCACTGCAAGAAGTGATGAAATGAAGGAACTAGTTGATCAGTGGATCGAATCAGGCGTCGTATATGAATGGACGAAGGGGTTCCATCAGTTGTCTGATACGGGAGAAATAAAGATTCATTCAGACGAATATCCGCGCTACGCAGCAACAGATGGAATGAATGCTTTAACAAAGGATCTAGCAACAGGAATAGACGTCTCCTTGCACACTCGTGCGAAAACAGTTCATTATAAAGAGGGTTCTTGGCATGTACATGTTGAAGATGAACAAGAAAAAACAGGGACAGAAATTGTTGCTAAAGGGCTCATTTCCACCATCCCTGTGCCTCAAGCTTTAACATGGATGGATTTTAACGGTATAGAAAGTGACATTAAAGAAGAATTATCTCAATTGGATTATGAGCCATGTGTGGGCTTAATGATAGCCTTAAACAAAGAAAGTAAACTCCCACAAAAAGGCGGGGTTCAAGGTCAAGGGGATCTTGCATTTATTGCAGACAACCAGCAAAAAGGGATTTCTACTAAGCCGATCCTCACAGTGCATGCTTCGGGTGACTGGAGTGCAGCCCATTTTGATGATACAGATGAAGAGATTCGCAACTTACTTTTAGCAAAGCTTGATCACATTGTTTCTGAGGAAGATATAATTAATATGGAGGTAAAGCGTTGGCGTTATGCTAAACCGAAAACGTTGTATCCAGACCGAGTATTAAAAACGGTGTACCCTGCTCCGATTGTATTTGCTGGAGATTGCTTTTTCGAAGGGAAAGTAGAAGGAGCGATTCTCTCTGGTATCACGGCGGGTAAGTGGATCGCTGATCAAATGAAAAATTAG
- a CDS encoding divergent polysaccharide deacetylase family protein produces the protein MSRLILSFIILCLLVTIFPFHTFATTNEWKKVAIVIDDFGGNVKGVDAFLTGNVPITVAIMPFLEHSTEQAEKAFHAGLEVIVHLPLEPKKGKASWLGPKGITSDLSNEEVRKRVEEAIADVPHAVGLNNHMGSKIVEDERIMSVILDVVKEHGLYMIDSGTSNQSVISRLATERQIPHAVRDVFLDDSLSSRQHVSKQMIKLATVATDDGDAIGIGHVGINGDETVAGILACLNDLEKKQIKIVPASHIIHTHIDEDPTHFWMPKQQSKKERTS, from the coding sequence ATGAGTCGATTGATTCTCTCATTTATCATCCTATGCTTGTTGGTCACTATATTTCCATTCCATACATTCGCTACAACGAACGAATGGAAAAAAGTTGCGATAGTGATTGATGATTTTGGTGGCAATGTTAAAGGAGTAGATGCATTTCTTACAGGTAATGTACCGATTACGGTTGCAATCATGCCTTTTTTAGAGCATTCCACAGAACAAGCGGAAAAAGCGTTCCATGCAGGACTAGAGGTCATCGTCCACCTCCCCCTGGAACCGAAAAAAGGAAAAGCGTCGTGGTTAGGTCCTAAAGGAATTACAAGTGATTTATCCAATGAAGAGGTTAGAAAGCGCGTTGAAGAAGCCATAGCTGATGTGCCTCATGCGGTGGGGTTAAACAATCATATGGGAAGTAAGATCGTTGAGGATGAGCGCATTATGAGTGTCATTTTAGATGTGGTGAAAGAACATGGGTTATATATGATCGACAGTGGCACAAGTAATCAATCCGTTATTTCACGCCTAGCTACAGAACGTCAAATTCCCCACGCCGTTCGCGATGTGTTTTTAGATGACTCTCTTTCTTCAAGGCAGCATGTTTCTAAACAAATGATCAAGTTAGCTACGGTTGCTACAGATGACGGGGATGCTATCGGAATCGGCCATGTTGGTATTAATGGAGATGAGACTGTTGCAGGAATTCTCGCTTGTCTTAATGATTTAGAAAAAAAACAAATAAAAATCGTTCCAGCGTCTCATATTATTCATACACACATCGACGAAGATCCTACACATTTCTGGATGCCAAAGCAACAGAGTAAAAAGGAGCGAACATCATGA
- the cobA gene encoding uroporphyrinogen-III C-methyltransferase, translating to MLTKGYVYLVGAGPGDIGLLTVKGKECLEKADVVLFDRLINPLLLEWTKPNCEHVYCGKLPKRHLLRQEVINERLVEYAKAGKVVVRLKGGDPSVFGRVGEEAAALEQEHIGYEIIPGITAGIGAATYAGVSVTHRDHGASFAMVTGHDKSDKGEPLIDWKALATGIDTIAFYMGVKNLAYISQQLVKHGKSSDTPVLVIQWGTLGAQKTVSGTLETIQDRVSEAKVTNPAITLVGEVASLRTGPSWFEQKALFGEQIVLGRTSSDESEIGSQLRQVGAEVFEFPRYTTERYAIPSTELVKAQQILFLSPQSVKSFFQTLKEHQLDIRQCQATFYTVSHKSKKMVEEHGCHSRSANDVSLSEDLLIVGEEKWADKQTELVNRWGEHQLIISHREVLVSQSLSTCERLFDEDRLKTIVFPNADSVRTVTESFAKMGRTAFEHAKDMSVICFGPASYEAARQAGYQVGAVLESPSAKALIEQLIYRKKKEGEKV from the coding sequence GTGTTAACGAAAGGGTATGTATATTTAGTCGGTGCGGGCCCAGGCGATATTGGATTACTGACCGTAAAGGGAAAAGAATGTCTAGAGAAAGCGGATGTTGTCTTGTTTGATCGATTAATCAATCCGTTATTATTGGAATGGACAAAACCGAATTGTGAGCATGTGTATTGCGGGAAGCTCCCTAAACGTCATTTGCTTAGACAAGAAGTCATTAATGAGCGACTCGTTGAATATGCAAAAGCGGGAAAAGTGGTTGTGCGTTTGAAGGGGGGAGACCCTAGTGTATTTGGGCGTGTAGGGGAAGAAGCAGCAGCACTTGAACAAGAGCATATTGGGTACGAGATCATTCCAGGTATTACAGCGGGGATCGGTGCTGCCACTTATGCTGGTGTATCAGTCACTCACCGGGATCATGGTGCTTCTTTTGCAATGGTGACAGGTCATGACAAATCAGATAAAGGAGAACCACTGATTGATTGGAAGGCACTTGCAACAGGTATTGATACGATTGCTTTTTACATGGGTGTGAAAAATCTTGCCTACATATCACAGCAGTTAGTGAAGCACGGTAAATCATCTGATACACCCGTATTAGTTATTCAATGGGGAACACTCGGGGCACAAAAGACTGTTTCAGGGACGTTAGAAACCATTCAAGACCGTGTGAGCGAGGCGAAAGTGACAAACCCAGCTATTACATTAGTAGGGGAAGTCGCTTCTTTACGAACGGGACCGAGTTGGTTTGAACAAAAAGCATTATTTGGAGAACAAATTGTGCTTGGGCGAACGAGCTCGGATGAAAGTGAAATAGGGAGTCAGTTGCGCCAAGTAGGAGCGGAGGTGTTTGAGTTTCCTCGTTATACAACAGAACGATACGCGATTCCTTCAACCGAGTTAGTAAAAGCTCAACAAATTCTTTTTCTATCACCGCAAAGTGTGAAATCATTCTTTCAAACGTTAAAAGAACACCAGCTAGACATCAGACAATGCCAGGCGACCTTCTATACAGTTTCTCACAAGTCGAAGAAGATGGTAGAAGAACATGGTTGTCACTCACGTTCAGCCAATGACGTCAGTCTGAGTGAAGACCTTCTAATTGTTGGAGAAGAAAAATGGGCAGACAAACAAACCGAGTTAGTGAATCGTTGGGGAGAACACCAATTGATCATTAGCCATCGTGAGGTTTTAGTTTCACAAAGTTTGAGCACATGTGAGCGTTTATTCGATGAGGACCGACTTAAAACGATCGTCTTTCCAAATGCCGATTCTGTCCGAACAGTGACAGAATCATTTGCGAAAATGGGACGGACAGCATTTGAACATGCAAAAGATATGAGTGTTATTTGTTTTGGCCCGGCTTCATATGAGGCAGCTCGTCAAGCTGGCTATCAAGTAGGTGCTGTGCTAGAATCACCTTCAGCAAAGGCGTTAATTGAACAGCTCATTTATCGTAAAAAGAAAGAAGGGGAAAAGGTATGA
- a CDS encoding MerR family transcriptional regulator: MSYKDKKVITIGIVSELTGLTERKIRYYEERKLIEPDRTKGGTRKYSFLDVERLVDIANKMEDGMQTFEIRKQEQKMMKKQDVREKMLRGQLNAAFNIRK; this comes from the coding sequence ATGTCGTATAAAGATAAAAAAGTAATTACAATTGGGATTGTAAGTGAACTTACAGGATTAACAGAAAGAAAAATTCGTTACTATGAAGAACGAAAATTAATTGAACCCGATCGAACCAAAGGCGGAACGAGAAAATACTCGTTTCTTGATGTCGAGCGACTCGTTGACATCGCCAATAAAATGGAAGACGGGATGCAAACTTTTGAAATTCGTAAACAAGAACAAAAAATGATGAAAAAACAAGATGTACGTGAAAAAATGCTTCGCGGTCAATTGAACGCAGCATTTAATATAAGAAAATAA
- a CDS encoding ion transporter has translation MENKQSSSTTPPFVAAVQRVVFHKAFTPIIITLILFNAIIVGLETYPSIYEGYSGWFYAADTALLWIFTVEITLRFIAARPTRDFFKSSWNWFDLLIVAAGHIFVGAHFVTVLRILRVLRVLRAISVIPSLRRLVDALLMTIPALGNIMILMSIIFYIFAVVGTMLFNTVAPEYFGNLQLTLLTLFQVVTLESWASGVMRPIFAEVWWSWIYFVLFILVGTFIVFNLFIGVIVSNVEKANEEEMKSDLEEAEKDMKDEITSLRNEVSEMKDLLKRIHNNQSKNG, from the coding sequence ATGGAAAACAAGCAATCATCTAGTACGACACCACCATTTGTAGCCGCTGTTCAGCGTGTTGTGTTTCATAAAGCATTTACACCAATCATCATTACGTTGATTTTATTTAATGCAATCATCGTCGGTCTTGAAACCTACCCTTCCATATATGAAGGATATAGCGGTTGGTTTTACGCAGCAGATACGGCGTTACTCTGGATTTTCACAGTAGAGATCACTTTGCGTTTTATCGCTGCCCGGCCAACAAGAGATTTCTTTAAAAGTAGCTGGAACTGGTTCGATCTCTTAATCGTCGCAGCAGGCCATATTTTTGTCGGAGCTCATTTTGTTACCGTTTTAAGAATTTTACGTGTGTTACGTGTTCTTCGTGCGATCTCAGTCATTCCGTCCCTTCGTCGTTTAGTAGACGCGCTATTGATGACCATTCCTGCTTTAGGAAACATCATGATTTTAATGAGTATAATTTTCTATATTTTCGCGGTCGTTGGCACGATGCTCTTTAACACAGTAGCACCCGAATACTTTGGAAATTTACAATTAACTTTACTTACGTTGTTCCAAGTTGTCACGCTTGAGTCATGGGCAAGTGGTGTTATGCGACCAATCTTTGCTGAGGTTTGGTGGTCTTGGATTTATTTCGTACTTTTCATCCTAGTTGGAACGTTTATCGTCTTCAACCTATTTATTGGTGTTATCGTAAGTAACGTAGAGAAAGCCAATGAAGAGGAAATGAAGTCTGATCTAGAAGAAGCTGAAAAAGATATGAAAGATGAGATTACTTCCTTACGAAATGAAGTATCAGAAATGAAAGATTTGTTAAAACGCATCCATAACAATCAATCAAAAAATGGATAA
- a CDS encoding precorrin-2 dehydrogenase/sirohydrochlorin ferrochelatase family protein: protein MNGLSIIWQAIDRVVVFIGGGNVATRHVKKFVTSGASVVVISPTLTEELAELSREHVITWEKRKVSPNETFESDIVMATTNDRELNQALTESKQPRQWIYNASDASTSDFSFPFTYERGNFTLSMTTSGASPTYTKQLLNEVTKHLPDTLEEDLLYLRAVRDKIKLLAIDNEVKKELLQTVATERFLRTESREASLQQLFNEKC, encoded by the coding sequence ATGAATGGGTTGTCAATTATTTGGCAAGCGATCGATCGAGTCGTTGTGTTTATCGGCGGAGGGAACGTAGCCACTAGGCATGTGAAGAAATTTGTGACAAGTGGCGCTTCTGTTGTGGTCATCTCCCCAACCCTTACAGAGGAACTTGCTGAATTGTCTCGTGAACATGTGATCACGTGGGAGAAGCGGAAGGTCAGCCCTAATGAAACATTTGAAAGTGATATTGTGATGGCCACGACAAATGATCGTGAATTAAATCAAGCATTGACCGAGAGTAAGCAACCGCGGCAGTGGATATATAACGCATCAGACGCATCTACTAGTGATTTTTCCTTCCCGTTCACATATGAAAGAGGCAACTTTACATTATCTATGACAACATCAGGGGCTAGTCCAACCTATACGAAACAACTTTTAAATGAAGTGACAAAGCATCTCCCAGATACATTAGAAGAAGACTTACTCTATTTAAGAGCCGTACGGGATAAAATAAAATTGTTGGCTATAGACAATGAGGTAAAGAAAGAACTCTTACAAACCGTAGCAACGGAGAGATTTCTTCGTACGGAGAGTCGCGAAGCGTCTTTGCAACAATTATTTAATGAAAAGTGTTAA
- the folE2 gene encoding GTP cyclohydrolase FolE2 codes for MNRQLPPKAERHRHFGSVEPIEGTKPKEKDKMPDLQNKPDDFYFPIQKVGISKVKYPVMIESDLAPTVQTTTAEFAMTTSLDAKFKGINMSRLTEQLHIFFQTHLLSVETLREFTTILAREMKQQASNVQVTFPWFFTKSSPAMQKEGMAHANVTYDISFNEETGYTSKITLVAAVTTLCPCSKEISEYSAHNQRGFVTMSVVVDEHADIDWKSTLLEAAESNASSILYPVLKRPDEKAVTEHAYENPRFVEDLVRLVGADLYEHEAVRSFEIECRNEESIHQHDAIAQLSFTKEV; via the coding sequence ATGAATAGACAATTACCACCTAAGGCCGAACGACATCGTCACTTTGGCTCAGTTGAACCGATTGAAGGAACGAAGCCAAAAGAAAAAGATAAAATGCCCGACTTACAAAATAAACCAGATGATTTTTACTTCCCGATCCAAAAAGTAGGGATCTCAAAAGTGAAATATCCGGTAATGATTGAATCGGACCTTGCACCGACTGTTCAAACGACTACAGCTGAGTTTGCGATGACGACTAGTTTAGATGCTAAGTTCAAAGGAATTAATATGAGTCGCTTAACAGAGCAACTACACATCTTTTTCCAAACTCACCTATTATCCGTTGAAACATTACGGGAATTCACAACGATTTTAGCACGTGAAATGAAGCAACAAGCATCAAATGTTCAAGTTACATTTCCTTGGTTTTTCACAAAATCAAGTCCCGCAATGCAAAAAGAAGGAATGGCACATGCCAATGTTACGTATGATATTAGTTTTAATGAAGAAACCGGCTACACGTCTAAAATCACATTGGTTGCTGCTGTGACAACATTATGTCCATGTTCAAAAGAGATCAGTGAATACAGCGCGCATAACCAACGCGGATTTGTTACGATGTCTGTTGTCGTTGATGAACACGCTGACATTGATTGGAAATCCACTCTATTAGAAGCAGCAGAAAGCAATGCAAGTTCCATTCTTTATCCTGTTTTAAAGCGTCCAGATGAGAAAGCTGTTACAGAACATGCTTACGAAAATCCACGTTTCGTTGAAGATCTCGTTCGTCTTGTCGGAGCTGACCTTTACGAGCACGAAGCTGTCCGTTCATTTGAAATTGAATGCCGCAATGAAGAGTCCATCCACCAGCATGATGCGATTGCTCAGCTTTCGTTTACAAAAGAAGTATAA
- a CDS encoding S8 family peptidase, with protein sequence MWRMAKTVAIVAVVGLALAMIGRALIDDNNMAVQQKNIPRTLDSQAMDKLMAEDLALTTSMFLKQLSAQLQRWADEDLTDTEIQQKFKEEVNEHPHFNGFALMKDDQPDLIVGDMSVTNPTLLTHHHMSSEFSDPYENEGKMYMLMGEDLKNGDMIVGEIDLSFVKLFIRNTAAIADSNGNFFVSGDNPSIDWKTTEDLPESIKAVMVPELGWQIAVQSKQPDKEKLTYVKHQAVIKFKRTNSQAQWFNEHPELKVVHQNEPFYVVESETESTESLIKGLQREYDLSFAEPNYVFTQQGPTALSSVPNDEFFEPYQWNLEQIEMSDGWDLSGGDDVTIAILDTGVDPNHQDLGEKLLTGFNAFDDSSDHSDAHGHGTHVAGVAAALTNNVTGIAGVSWNSKILPVKVLNDNGEGSSYEVAKGIYWAVDNGADVINMSLGDYYHADVLQEAIRYAYDNDVVLIAASGNDNVEDPMYPAQYEEVLTVASVDETRNRSFFSNYGQHIDVAAPGSHIPSLFPNNQYTVMSGTSMAAPHVAGLAGLIRAMRPDLSNEQVYEVIRTTARDLGTEGHDSYYGHGEIDVAGALESLAN encoded by the coding sequence ATGTGGAGAATGGCAAAAACTGTCGCGATCGTAGCTGTAGTAGGCTTAGCATTAGCAATGATTGGACGTGCATTAATTGATGACAATAACATGGCAGTTCAACAAAAAAATATCCCAAGAACTCTTGATTCACAAGCGATGGATAAACTCATGGCTGAGGACTTAGCGCTTACGACTTCGATGTTTCTAAAGCAACTATCGGCACAGCTTCAGCGCTGGGCAGATGAAGATTTAACCGATACCGAGATTCAACAAAAATTTAAAGAAGAAGTAAACGAACACCCACACTTTAATGGATTTGCTTTAATGAAAGATGATCAACCTGATTTGATTGTCGGGGATATGTCTGTAACAAACCCAACTCTATTGACTCATCATCATATGAGCAGTGAATTTTCCGATCCATATGAGAATGAAGGGAAAATGTACATGCTCATGGGTGAGGATCTTAAGAATGGCGATATGATTGTTGGGGAAATTGATCTATCATTTGTTAAATTGTTCATTCGCAATACCGCAGCTATTGCTGATTCAAATGGAAACTTCTTCGTCTCAGGCGATAATCCGTCAATTGACTGGAAAACAACAGAGGACTTACCTGAATCAATTAAAGCAGTAATGGTCCCAGAGCTCGGTTGGCAAATCGCTGTTCAATCGAAGCAACCTGATAAAGAAAAACTCACGTATGTCAAACATCAAGCTGTGATTAAATTCAAGCGAACAAATAGTCAGGCACAATGGTTTAATGAACATCCTGAACTAAAAGTGGTTCACCAAAATGAACCCTTTTATGTTGTAGAAAGTGAGACAGAGTCAACAGAATCCCTCATTAAAGGGTTACAACGTGAGTACGATCTTTCTTTTGCTGAACCAAATTATGTTTTTACACAGCAAGGTCCAACTGCTCTATCTTCTGTACCAAATGATGAATTTTTCGAACCTTACCAATGGAATCTTGAACAAATCGAGATGAGTGACGGTTGGGATTTATCAGGAGGTGACGATGTAACGATCGCCATTTTAGATACGGGCGTGGATCCAAATCATCAAGACTTAGGAGAAAAATTATTAACAGGATTTAACGCATTTGACGACTCCTCTGATCATTCCGATGCACATGGGCATGGCACTCATGTCGCAGGGGTCGCAGCTGCACTAACAAATAATGTGACAGGTATTGCAGGGGTTTCGTGGAACAGCAAAATCCTTCCGGTCAAAGTGTTGAATGATAACGGGGAAGGCTCCTCATATGAAGTGGCTAAGGGCATTTATTGGGCAGTCGATAACGGTGCTGATGTCATTAATATGAGTCTTGGTGATTACTATCATGCTGATGTCTTACAGGAAGCAATTCGTTATGCATATGACAATGATGTCGTCTTAATTGCTGCTTCTGGAAATGACAACGTTGAAGATCCGATGTATCCAGCGCAATATGAAGAAGTATTAACGGTTGCATCAGTCGATGAGACACGGAACCGTTCGTTCTTCTCTAATTACGGACAACATATTGATGTAGCTGCACCTGGGTCACATATTCCAAGCTTGTTCCCAAACAATCAATACACTGTCATGTCGGGAACATCCATGGCAGCCCCACATGTCGCTGGCCTTGCAGGACTCATTCGCGCGATGCGACCAGACTTAAGCAATGAACAAGTTTATGAAGTGATCCGAACTACAGCACGCGACCTCGGAACCGAAGGCCACGATTCCTATTACGGACACGGTGAAATTGATGTTGCAGGTGCATTAGAATCATTAGCTAATTAA
- a CDS encoding GNAT family N-acetyltransferase, whose product MTVVAEPLIMTFTAKDDTDVTLRPVQKSDAIDIITSVDSIIKEGTYIQKERPRTIEEEHQFIKEMKEQDNMYIVVEVDGTARGIARVIRGELTMKKHTGMFRTWLHEDAQGKGIGKKVMEYTFEWCRMHMLHKLCLTVFASNNIAKTLYERYGFVTEGIQKEQVYLNGTYDDEIFMAYFFTKENKKEQ is encoded by the coding sequence ATGACAGTCGTAGCTGAGCCTTTAATTATGACTTTCACTGCAAAGGATGATACAGACGTCACTCTGCGACCTGTTCAGAAAAGTGATGCCATAGACATCATTACTTCTGTTGACTCAATCATTAAAGAAGGGACATACATTCAAAAAGAACGCCCACGCACGATTGAAGAAGAACATCAATTCATCAAGGAAATGAAAGAACAAGACAACATGTATATAGTCGTTGAAGTCGATGGCACAGCACGTGGCATTGCTCGGGTGATTCGCGGGGAACTAACGATGAAAAAACATACGGGAATGTTTCGAACATGGCTTCATGAAGATGCACAAGGTAAAGGAATCGGTAAAAAGGTGATGGAGTACACCTTTGAATGGTGCCGCATGCATATGCTCCATAAACTTTGCCTGACCGTCTTTGCCTCAAACAACATTGCCAAAACATTATATGAGCGGTATGGCTTTGTAACAGAAGGCATACAAAAGGAGCAAGTTTACTTAAACGGAACCTATGATGATGAGATTTTTATGGCTTATTTTTTTACTAAAGAAAACAAAAAGGAGCAATAA